A window of the Henckelia pumila isolate YLH828 chromosome 3, ASM3356847v2, whole genome shotgun sequence genome harbors these coding sequences:
- the LOC140889045 gene encoding uncharacterized protein — translation MGHMKRDCLQMVGESAFGLASQTLVPQKPAGQSVGGTNHMPCVPGQVFALSQDQVHKENGEVIADTGASHSFVLARFTKFHILPCISLDVVLSVSTPTGHSALAKRLVLSCTLEFEGSELLANFMVLAMEDFYCFLGIDVLTFYRATVDCYQIVVHFVRLRAIVGIYMVRERNPLCLWFKDCHALKEGGENYLIYEIDTSTVSRIVEELPIVYEYPDVFSDEISGFPQVREVEFGIELVLGTTSISRAPYHLTQENDEGVAAIVEGFFG, via the exons atgggtcacatgaagagggattgtctACAGATGGTTGGAGAATCAGCATTTGGCTTAGCTTCTCAAACATTAGTTCCACAGAAGCCAGCTGGACAGTCGGTTGGGGGTACCAACCATATGCCATGTGTTCCAGGACAAGTCTTTGCGCTGAGCCAAGATCAGGTTCATAAAGAGAATGGGGAGgttatcgcag atactggtgcatcgcattcaTTCGTTTTGGCACGTTTTACTAAGTTCCATATATTGCCATGCATATCCTTAGACGTAGTACTATCAGTGTCTACCCCGACTGGTCATTCGGCTTTGGCCAAGCGTTTAGTCTTGAGTTgtactttagagtttgaaggctCTGAGTTGTTAGCGAATTTTATggttctagcgatggaggatttttattgttttttgggtATCGATGTGTTGACCTTCTATagagctactgtggattgttatcaaatTGTTGTTCACTTTGTTCGGTTGAGGGCGATAGTTGGTATttatatggtgagggagcgcaaccCCTTATGCCTCTGGTTTAAGGATTGTCATGCTTTAAAGGAGGGTGGGGAAAACTACCTTATCTATGAGATTGATACATCCACAGTGAGCAGGATTGTAGAGGAGTTACCAATAGTTTATGAGTACCCAGATGTTTTTTCGGATGAAATTTCAGGGTTTCCCCAAGTTAGAGAAGTCGAGTTCGGGATTGAGCTTGTGCTAGGGACGACATCGATTTCTCGTGCACCTTATCATCTAACACAAGAAAATGATGAGGGAGTTGCAGCAATAGTTGAAGGATTTTttggataa